From one Comamonas piscis genomic stretch:
- a CDS encoding MFS transporter, with the protein MRRITADNATFGVFLAFLLIPLSGIGTDIYLPSMPAMAQSLGATASQIQLTLTLFIAGYGLGQLVVGVLLDRFGRWRPTMVALALFALSSAAIAVSDDIVVICALRLLQGLLGAVAVVGKRTFFVDVFRGPALQRYLTWMTVVWSLGPICAPFIGGFVQTHWGWRANFVVLAVFSVIALVLEILGGGETLAKPQPIRPREVASRAWGIMRNRSFARGVLCVSVAYAMVMGWSMASPFIVETVYHRPPTTTGALALLMGLAWMGGGLIARAAMARSLAAKHQAALLAMAGFIGLMALTSWLPASWPMLEVMAAVAFCIHVAAGLVFNIHFANVLSMFPQHAALSGGIAGGLAFLLTSLLASLGIHLVNPQTALGLAAVYGGLALLLAAAWLSMLTRREPAAACAAP; encoded by the coding sequence ATGCGAAGAATCACTGCTGACAACGCCACTTTTGGCGTTTTTCTGGCCTTTTTGCTGATCCCCTTATCGGGCATTGGCACCGATATTTACCTGCCCTCGATGCCCGCCATGGCCCAGAGCCTGGGCGCGACCGCCTCCCAGATCCAGCTGACCTTGACCTTGTTCATCGCCGGCTACGGCCTGGGGCAACTGGTCGTCGGCGTGTTGCTGGACCGTTTTGGCCGCTGGCGCCCCACGATGGTGGCCTTGGCGCTGTTCGCGCTGTCGAGCGCGGCCATTGCCGTCAGCGACGACATCGTGGTCATCTGCGCGCTGCGCCTGCTGCAAGGCCTGCTGGGCGCCGTGGCCGTGGTGGGCAAGCGCACCTTTTTTGTCGATGTGTTCCGGGGCCCGGCGCTGCAGCGCTACCTGACCTGGATGACCGTGGTCTGGTCGCTGGGGCCCATCTGCGCGCCCTTTATTGGCGGCTTTGTGCAGACCCACTGGGGCTGGCGTGCCAATTTTGTGGTGCTGGCCGTGTTCTCGGTGATTGCGTTGGTGCTGGAGATACTGGGTGGCGGCGAGACCCTCGCCAAGCCCCAGCCCATCCGGCCGCGGGAGGTGGCCAGCCGGGCCTGGGGCATTATGCGCAACCGCAGCTTTGCACGGGGCGTGCTCTGCGTGAGCGTGGCTTATGCGATGGTGATGGGCTGGAGCATGGCATCGCCCTTTATCGTGGAGACCGTGTACCACCGGCCACCCACCACCACCGGTGCGCTGGCGCTGCTGATGGGCCTGGCCTGGATGGGCGGCGGCCTGATTGCGCGTGCCGCCATGGCGCGCTCCTTGGCGGCCAAGCACCAGGCGGCCTTGCTGGCCATGGCCGGCTTTATTGGACTGATGGCACTGACGAGCTGGCTGCCAGCATCCTGGCCGATGCTGGAGGTGATGGCCGCCGTTGCCTTCTGCATCCATGTGGCTGCGGGTTTGGTGTTCAACATCCACTTTGCCAATGTGCTGTCGATGTTCCCGCAGCATGCAGCGCTGTCGGGCGGCATTGCCGGCGGCCTGGCCTTTTTGCTGACCTCGCTGCTCGCGTCGCTGGGCATCCACCTGGTGAATCCGCAGACGGCCTTGGGTTTGGCGGCGGTGTATGGTGGTCTGGCTTTGCTGCTGGCAGCAGCCTGGCTGAGCATGCTGACGCGCAGGGAACCGGCAGCGGCCTGTGCAGCGCCATAA